The following are encoded together in the Roseivirga misakiensis genome:
- a CDS encoding MarR family winged helix-turn-helix transcriptional regulator: MKREETVDHQIKMCWHAIYRMYNQQAVQHESTTSMAFVVLNIDPVEGTPATKIAPLMGLESRSLTRMLKNMEEKGFIYREKDPNDGRSVRIFLTETGQEKRRVSRETVIRFNEAVRKSIASDKLDTFFEVITKINQLIDSKSIF, from the coding sequence ATGAAGAGAGAAGAGACTGTAGATCACCAAATAAAAATGTGCTGGCATGCCATTTACAGGATGTATAACCAACAGGCTGTACAGCATGAGAGTACAACATCCATGGCTTTTGTCGTCCTTAACATTGACCCTGTTGAAGGTACACCTGCAACAAAGATTGCACCTCTTATGGGTCTCGAATCTCGAAGTCTTACGCGCATGTTAAAAAACATGGAAGAAAAAGGCTTTATCTACAGAGAAAAAGACCCGAACGATGGCCGGTCGGTGAGAATTTTCTTGACCGAAACAGGTCAGGAAAAAAGAAGAGTTTCAAGGGAAACGGTGATCCGTTTTAATGAAGCTGTTAGGAAATCGATTGCATCGGATAAGCTCGATACATTCTTTGAGGTAATAACTAAGATTAATCAATTGATAGATTCTAAATCAATATTCTAA
- a CDS encoding SLBB domain-containing protein gives MITVFSITPTNAQSEAQVKAELEKRGIDTKEEILSELRKRGMTEDDARRQAKVYGLDYDEYIRKYISGSETTDSTPKNVQEVSTDTVKYTSGDQIIKQAETQPTNAPVTAQSTSVKYFGYSIFNNNPYANQGALVGNIDPGYLIGPGDELRVYLWGEAEFQFEGKVDINGNLFIPNVGQVFVSGTTYENLNVRMKEYLSKFYSGLKKNPPKIFLDVSLTKLRPIRIMVMGESNKPGSHLINAFATTMNSLYVSGGIKISGSLREIKVFRNNRYISTMDLYDYLIKGTAREDIRLVSNDVVFIPSRKNSITLLGEVNKEAIFELKDNEGLIDLISFAGGLRPTAYTESVTIKRIKSISDRDGSSNFDREIININYKELIEQGVNYKLQDGDIITFDKVLEDLNNVVNIEGSVFRPGEYQLNETMNLKDLIMKAGGIRPNTYLDKVDLFRVDENGDLKFRTFSLSSILNSTNGAENIVLQRQDSLKVYNENEVKSLESVSISGFAADPITMPWRENLSLYDLIFMSANIEDLDFQNRILTSRADLFRYQEGKIEYQVVSFDLDSVLNKQFDVVLRPKDQVILYSRDITEVLEKYVSVQGAVKNGGRFRMTEEMNVEDLLIQAGGFLEKSFQDSVTITREFFDFSGNEIATNQRVKVDKDYLLGLKSASDNNDFLLKHNDRINVDLIPGSAEGRSVVLEGEVKFPGTYYLESKGETLSSVIRRAGGLSPNVYLPGAKFFRNGQQLAFSFEKLFEERNSKFDITVNDNDRIVFPESVFTVQVGGQVVNPSLQKYISGKGVRTYVRNAGGKTKEGRKIYITEPTGFTRKVGWFANPRVLDGSIITVSIKPPKPERQNNGKFLETFGTLAAIISSSLTAVFLAQRIAEN, from the coding sequence TTGATAACAGTCTTTTCAATTACTCCTACAAATGCCCAGTCTGAAGCTCAAGTTAAAGCTGAACTTGAAAAGAGAGGAATTGATACGAAAGAAGAAATTCTATCTGAATTGCGTAAAAGAGGAATGACTGAAGATGATGCCAGAAGGCAAGCAAAAGTATATGGACTGGATTATGACGAATACATCAGAAAATATATTTCTGGATCTGAGACGACCGACTCTACTCCTAAAAATGTTCAAGAAGTTTCAACAGATACTGTCAAGTACACTTCGGGTGATCAAATAATAAAACAAGCTGAAACCCAGCCAACCAATGCGCCAGTAACTGCTCAAAGTACATCAGTCAAGTACTTTGGCTACAGCATATTTAATAATAACCCTTATGCAAATCAAGGGGCTTTAGTAGGAAACATCGATCCGGGATATTTGATCGGTCCAGGAGATGAGTTAAGAGTTTATTTATGGGGGGAAGCAGAGTTCCAATTTGAGGGGAAAGTCGATATCAATGGAAACTTGTTTATCCCTAATGTTGGGCAAGTGTTCGTTTCAGGTACTACTTATGAAAACCTGAATGTTCGAATGAAAGAGTATCTCTCTAAATTTTATTCAGGTCTAAAGAAAAATCCACCAAAAATATTTTTAGATGTTTCATTGACCAAATTAAGACCCATCAGAATCATGGTAATGGGGGAATCTAATAAGCCAGGGTCGCATTTGATTAATGCATTTGCAACCACAATGAATTCACTTTATGTTTCTGGAGGAATCAAGATATCTGGTTCACTTAGAGAAATTAAAGTCTTTCGAAACAATAGGTACATATCAACAATGGATTTGTACGACTATCTCATAAAAGGTACTGCAAGAGAAGACATTCGACTGGTAAGCAATGATGTAGTATTTATACCAAGTAGGAAGAACAGTATAACCTTATTAGGAGAGGTAAATAAGGAAGCTATTTTTGAATTAAAGGATAACGAAGGGTTGATTGACCTAATCAGTTTTGCTGGGGGCTTGAGACCCACAGCCTATACTGAATCCGTGACGATTAAGAGAATAAAGTCCATTTCGGACAGAGATGGGTCATCAAATTTTGATCGGGAAATTATCAATATCAACTACAAGGAATTAATCGAACAAGGAGTCAATTACAAACTTCAAGATGGTGATATTATAACCTTTGATAAGGTATTAGAAGACTTAAATAATGTTGTAAATATTGAAGGGTCTGTTTTTAGGCCAGGAGAATATCAGCTCAACGAGACAATGAACCTAAAGGATTTGATAATGAAGGCTGGTGGTATCAGGCCTAATACTTATTTAGACAAAGTGGATTTATTCAGAGTCGATGAAAATGGTGATTTAAAGTTTAGAACATTTTCTCTCTCTTCAATACTTAACTCAACTAATGGGGCAGAAAATATAGTACTGCAAAGACAAGATAGTCTCAAAGTTTATAATGAGAATGAGGTTAAGTCTCTAGAATCTGTTTCTATCTCCGGCTTTGCGGCAGACCCTATAACTATGCCGTGGAGAGAAAACCTTTCTCTTTATGACCTTATATTCATGTCTGCCAATATCGAAGACTTAGATTTTCAAAATCGAATTTTGACTAGCAGGGCGGATCTCTTTCGATATCAGGAAGGAAAAATCGAATATCAAGTTGTGTCTTTTGATCTTGATAGCGTCTTGAATAAGCAATTTGATGTTGTCTTAAGGCCGAAAGATCAGGTTATTCTTTATAGTAGAGATATTACGGAGGTTTTAGAAAAGTATGTTTCTGTTCAAGGTGCCGTAAAAAACGGCGGTCGATTTAGAATGACTGAAGAAATGAACGTAGAAGATTTACTAATTCAGGCTGGAGGGTTTTTGGAAAAGTCTTTTCAAGACTCAGTAACAATCACACGTGAATTTTTTGACTTTAGTGGAAATGAAATTGCTACAAATCAAAGGGTAAAAGTCGACAAAGATTATTTATTAGGACTTAAATCGGCATCAGATAATAATGACTTTCTACTAAAACATAATGATAGAATTAATGTGGACTTGATACCAGGGTCTGCTGAAGGAAGATCTGTAGTTTTAGAAGGCGAGGTCAAGTTTCCCGGAACTTATTATTTGGAATCCAAGGGAGAAACACTGTCAAGTGTTATAAGGCGGGCAGGAGGTTTATCTCCCAATGTCTATTTGCCAGGAGCAAAATTTTTTAGAAATGGTCAACAATTGGCATTTTCTTTTGAAAAACTCTTTGAAGAGCGTAATTCGAAGTTTGATATTACAGTAAACGATAATGACCGTATTGTATTCCCAGAATCTGTTTTTACTGTTCAAGTTGGTGGTCAGGTGGTTAACCCATCCTTGCAAAAGTATATCTCTGGTAAAGGTGTAAGAACATACGTTAGAAATGCTGGAGGAAAAACGAAAGAAGGTAGAAAAATATACATCACGGAACCTACTGGGTTCACTCGAAAAGTTGGTTGGTTTGCTAACCCTAGGGTTCTCGATGGATCCATAATTACAGTCTCCATTAAACCTCCGAAACCAGAGCGCCAAAACAATGGTAAATTCTTAGAAACATTCGGTACGCTTGCTGCTATTATTAGTTCTTCATTGACGGCAGTTTTCTTAGCTCAAAGAATCGCTGAAAATTAA
- a CDS encoding tetratricopeptide repeat protein, whose product MGRLNLLIKYFLGVTCSLIVSLGSLNAQSNDPVQIAREYYNIGEVDKARKEFEKLAKNKRNIVRIHNTYLSLLLTQEDYTAAEKYVKKVLRDNPDNFEYEIDLATVYRAKKEEEKIESLLDNVIRKETLKTSKDKKGTRIRILANKFFEKDFREKAIKAYVDGRRAIGREDMFALDLANIYRFMNRKAEMVSEYLTFSKNQPQNLNYVKNSLQNYLREPEDLDTLEVILYDFIQKEPGKPAFNDLLVWTHLQQKNFSAALRQARALDRRLENNGDNIMNVGMIAYRNTDYKTSQKAFDYILNDFQESPNRRLASRYTLLSEEEVLKSTYPVDTTAIKQLITKYGDFIEQSRDVFSVIEAQRRVALLQAFELNQVTAAIETLTEVLDQPVGRNKVVAEAKMDLADIYLLNKEPWESILLYGQVERMFKDEPLGYMAKLKSAKLSYFKGDFELAQSNLDILKLATSREIANDALDLSILIKNNTVFDTTDLVMQEYANIELMLFQNQKQESIALMDSMLIKYESHSIVDELLYLKANTLRELGDFPLALEALNKINETYYYEILGDDALFLTAKINEEDLGNSENAMNIYNDLLKKFPGSIFVAEARNRFRELRGDFSN is encoded by the coding sequence ATGGGTCGCTTAAATCTGTTGATAAAGTATTTCCTCGGGGTAACCTGTTCACTAATTGTTTCCCTTGGTTCCTTAAATGCACAATCAAATGACCCAGTCCAAATAGCAAGAGAATATTATAACATTGGTGAGGTCGATAAGGCGCGAAAGGAATTTGAAAAGTTAGCTAAGAATAAAAGAAACATTGTACGGATCCACAATACGTACTTAAGCCTCCTTTTAACCCAAGAAGATTATACTGCAGCAGAGAAATACGTTAAGAAAGTTTTAAGGGACAATCCTGATAATTTTGAGTATGAAATAGATTTAGCAACTGTTTATCGAGCAAAGAAGGAGGAAGAGAAAATAGAGTCCTTACTGGACAATGTTATTCGAAAAGAAACTCTAAAGACTTCAAAAGATAAGAAGGGTACGCGAATCAGAATTCTAGCGAATAAGTTCTTTGAGAAAGACTTCCGTGAAAAGGCGATCAAGGCATATGTAGATGGACGTAGGGCAATTGGCAGAGAAGATATGTTTGCGCTGGATTTGGCCAATATATATCGCTTTATGAATCGAAAAGCGGAAATGGTTTCAGAGTATCTAACCTTTTCAAAAAATCAGCCGCAGAACTTAAACTATGTAAAAAATTCCCTTCAAAATTATCTTAGAGAACCTGAGGACTTAGATACCCTAGAGGTGATCCTATATGATTTCATTCAAAAAGAACCTGGAAAACCAGCCTTCAATGATTTGTTAGTATGGACTCATCTGCAACAAAAGAATTTTTCAGCAGCCCTACGTCAGGCAAGAGCATTGGATAGAAGGTTAGAAAATAATGGAGATAATATCATGAATGTAGGCATGATTGCCTACAGAAATACGGATTACAAAACTTCTCAAAAGGCATTTGATTATATTCTCAATGATTTTCAAGAAAGTCCAAATCGTAGACTCGCTTCTAGATATACACTCCTGTCTGAAGAAGAAGTTTTAAAATCGACATACCCTGTAGATACAACTGCAATAAAACAACTAATAACTAAGTATGGAGATTTTATTGAGCAGTCTAGGGATGTATTTTCAGTAATTGAGGCACAGCGTCGTGTTGCTTTATTGCAAGCTTTTGAATTGAATCAAGTCACAGCTGCGATTGAAACCCTCACCGAAGTTCTAGATCAGCCAGTTGGAAGAAATAAGGTGGTTGCAGAAGCGAAAATGGATCTTGCCGATATCTACTTATTAAATAAAGAACCCTGGGAGTCAATTCTTCTTTATGGTCAAGTAGAAAGGATGTTTAAAGATGAACCTTTGGGTTATATGGCTAAACTCAAGAGCGCTAAACTATCTTACTTCAAAGGTGATTTCGAATTAGCACAAAGCAACTTGGATATCTTGAAACTAGCAACGTCGAGAGAAATCGCAAATGATGCTCTCGACTTAAGTATACTGATTAAGAATAACACTGTGTTTGATACTACTGATCTTGTGATGCAAGAGTATGCTAACATTGAATTGATGCTTTTTCAGAACCAGAAACAAGAAAGCATTGCACTTATGGATAGTATGTTGATCAAGTATGAGAGTCACTCCATAGTAGATGAACTACTTTATTTGAAAGCTAATACATTAAGAGAACTTGGAGATTTTCCGCTCGCGCTCGAAGCTCTGAATAAAATAAATGAAACTTACTACTACGAAATATTAGGTGACGATGCACTTTTTCTCACTGCCAAGATTAACGAAGAAGACCTAGGGAATAGTGAGAACGCAATGAATATTTACAACGATTTACTTAAGAAGTTTCCGGGAAGTATTTTTGTCGCAGAAGCAAGAAATAGATTCCGGGAATTACGAGGAGACTTTAGTAATTAG
- a CDS encoding Ig-like domain-containing protein: MTTTHRFIALIIIANLCAVSCARIISPTGGPEDEKGPELISSNPKAGETGYSGNTLIFSFDERVQARSLETDLVITPKPKGSFRSKITKNTVTLTFFEPFEDSTTYSINFANSIQDVTNNNPAIGIGISFSTGPYIDSLSIAGNVKNLYNQEPVENALVSLYQLQDSLDIIKGSASYYSKTDSLGNYTFQNLPSGSFRIYSVRDKNNNGIADTDKEQYGFYADTLELSNSLEGIDMTLQNLSTEDLRTVSARSFGTYYDITFNKAIEDFKILSGQELIYHPFSEEKIRFYNTSRTFEDTTQLIYSVKDSLNFTLVDTADFYFVESKLSKTNFTYQFTESSPGILDIDTLSIEFTKPVLTINADSLNFIRDSVNIISLDTSLFQWNEYRTEVKYPVTAETMFSTNSQSAIFDIRSAAFISVDLDSSKGQQKTITKLLAENTATISGTVTSSSNNVLVQLLDSRTLNVIKQSTEKNFTFPYIPAGRYQVRVIKDINGNGKWDIANILTNSVSEPAKFYFDDFYNTKIIEVRKNWEQTDVNVIF, encoded by the coding sequence ATGACCACTACCCATCGGTTCATAGCCTTAATAATCATTGCCAACCTATGTGCAGTTTCTTGCGCACGCATCATTTCTCCAACAGGAGGGCCTGAAGATGAAAAAGGTCCAGAGTTGATATCATCGAACCCAAAGGCAGGAGAGACGGGTTATTCAGGTAATACACTCATTTTTTCTTTTGATGAAAGAGTACAAGCCAGATCACTGGAAACCGATCTAGTAATTACACCAAAGCCCAAAGGATCATTCAGATCAAAGATTACCAAAAATACGGTTACCTTAACCTTCTTTGAACCTTTTGAGGACAGCACAACCTATAGCATAAACTTTGCGAACAGCATTCAAGATGTTACCAATAACAATCCAGCAATAGGTATTGGCATAAGTTTTTCTACTGGACCATACATTGATTCTTTATCTATTGCTGGTAATGTAAAGAACCTTTACAACCAAGAACCTGTTGAAAACGCCTTGGTTTCTCTGTATCAACTTCAAGATTCTTTGGACATTATAAAAGGCTCGGCATCCTACTACAGTAAAACAGATTCACTTGGAAATTATACTTTTCAGAACCTTCCTAGCGGTTCTTTCCGAATATATTCTGTAAGGGATAAAAACAATAATGGTATTGCAGATACAGATAAAGAACAATACGGATTTTATGCTGATACTCTAGAGTTAAGCAATTCATTGGAAGGTATAGATATGACTCTTCAGAATCTAAGCACAGAAGACCTTAGAACTGTTTCTGCCAGATCTTTCGGTACCTATTACGATATTACATTTAACAAAGCTATTGAAGACTTCAAAATCCTATCTGGTCAGGAATTGATCTATCATCCTTTTAGTGAAGAAAAAATACGCTTCTATAATACCAGTCGTACCTTTGAGGATACCACCCAACTCATTTACTCGGTAAAAGATTCACTTAATTTCACCTTAGTAGATACTGCAGATTTTTACTTTGTGGAATCAAAACTATCCAAAACTAATTTCACTTATCAATTCACTGAGAGTTCACCAGGAATCTTAGACATAGACACCTTAAGCATTGAATTTACTAAACCAGTACTCACTATAAACGCTGATAGCCTCAACTTCATTAGAGATAGTGTTAATATTATTAGTCTAGACACGAGTCTCTTTCAATGGAATGAATACCGAACAGAAGTCAAATATCCAGTTACTGCTGAAACAATGTTTTCTACCAATTCTCAAAGCGCCATTTTCGACATTAGATCAGCGGCTTTTATATCAGTTGATCTAGACAGCTCTAAGGGTCAACAGAAGACAATCACTAAATTGTTAGCAGAAAATACAGCTACCATCAGCGGTACGGTTACATCATCATCCAATAACGTTCTAGTTCAACTTCTTGATAGTCGAACACTAAATGTAATTAAGCAGAGCACAGAGAAAAATTTCACTTTTCCATACATACCAGCTGGACGATACCAAGTGAGAGTTATTAAAGACATTAATGGAAACGGAAAATGGGACATAGCTAACATACTTACAAATTCCGTATCTGAACCAGCTAAATTCTATTTTGATGACTTCTATAATACGAAGATTATAGAGGTAAGAAAGAACTGGGAACAGACAGATGTAAACGTGATTTTCTAG
- a CDS encoding class I SAM-dependent methyltransferase produces the protein MITETIHSCYLCGNNELISDRLVEDHYGSGERFQLTRCKVCDTIYTNPRPSKDKIITYYKSNSYVSHGDKINPIFDTIYKSVQSLNFRSKRGILEKYTLAKNHLDYGCGSGAFLNYLTKHKWNVEGVEPDSTARAFAQEKYQLNILPDTDSIDPQTNFSSISLFHVLEHVHDLENTLNDLINQLDENGILLLALPNFHSNDAQHYQEYWAGYDVPRHLYHFSQKSIHQLSKTFGLNIVATHPMKFDSYYVSLLSEQYKTGSKKYLSAFRRGYISNRMAKRNGEFSSLIYILSK, from the coding sequence ATGATAACAGAAACAATCCATTCATGTTACTTGTGCGGAAACAACGAGCTAATCAGCGATCGGTTAGTTGAAGATCACTATGGTAGTGGAGAGCGTTTTCAGCTTACTAGATGCAAAGTATGCGACACTATCTACACAAATCCCAGACCAAGTAAAGATAAAATCATAACATACTATAAATCAAATAGTTACGTGTCTCATGGTGATAAAATCAACCCAATTTTTGACACTATATACAAATCGGTTCAATCCTTAAACTTTAGATCGAAGAGAGGTATTTTGGAAAAGTATACACTAGCTAAAAACCATCTAGATTATGGCTGTGGCAGTGGTGCTTTCCTTAACTACTTAACCAAACATAAATGGAATGTAGAAGGTGTCGAGCCGGACTCAACCGCCAGAGCATTTGCTCAAGAGAAGTATCAACTAAATATTCTCCCTGATACTGATTCAATAGATCCACAAACCAATTTTTCGTCAATCAGTCTATTTCATGTTCTAGAACATGTTCATGACTTAGAGAATACACTTAACGATCTTATCAATCAATTAGACGAGAATGGAATACTGCTTTTAGCGCTCCCTAATTTTCATAGTAATGATGCACAGCACTATCAAGAGTATTGGGCTGGTTATGACGTGCCGCGACATTTATACCATTTCTCTCAAAAGAGTATTCATCAATTGAGTAAAACATTTGGTCTGAATATTGTTGCAACACACCCCATGAAGTTCGACAGTTACTATGTAAGTCTATTATCTGAACAATATAAAACCGGAAGTAAAAAGTATCTATCTGCATTTAGAAGAGGTTACATTTCAAATCGAATGGCTAAGCGAAATGGAGAGTTTAGTAGTTTAATATATATACTTAGCAAATGA